In one window of Hevea brasiliensis isolate MT/VB/25A 57/8 chromosome 10, ASM3005281v1, whole genome shotgun sequence DNA:
- the LOC110657115 gene encoding G-type lectin S-receptor-like serine/threonine-protein kinase At4g27290 isoform X1 has product MGGFGLFLLYSILFSILRSSTALDSVKPSEPLRDGDFLVSADQTFELGFFNLPDSKSRYLGLRYKNIFPQTIVWVANRDHPLSNTLGVLNITSKGNLVLVNSTNDIIWSSNTTRTVKDPVAQILKSGNFVLRDGNDSNLDNFLWQSFDHPVDTLLPGMKIGSNLVTGLNWFLSSWKGTEDPAPGEFSLQLDLNGYPQMLLKKGNKIQFRPGSWNGLSFTGNAEVLRPNPSFTYEFVLNKDEIYYTIHSLVVSRFTLNPSGTPQLFTWNDQTREWTIFNAAIFDQCENYAFCGAYSNCNTKKSSVCECLDGFTPKSPNDWNLQVWSGGCVPKTPLKCSDKSGFLKIKGSKLPDTSSCWFDRKIDLKECERLCSLNCSCTAYANLDIRNRGSGCLLWFDELIDMREITEGRQDLYVRLAASELDKITRKRMRQSLKAGIIAGSVILGIIMPLFFYIWRRNLRKHGMANRSFEGNDYITEGRKEDMELQFFNLNTISEATNSFSSSNKLGEGGFGLVYKGILVDGQEIAVKRLSRSSSQGMNEFKNEVTLIAKLQHRNLVKLLGCCIHGDEKMLIYEYMPNKSLDYFIFDQTRSKLLDWNKRVHIIGGIARGLLYLHQDSRLRIIHRDLKGSNILLDGDMNPKISDFGLARTFGANQTEGNTRRVVGTYGYMSPEYAVDGLFSVKSDVFSFGVLILEIVSGKKNRGFCHPDHDLNLLGHAWTLWIKRKPHELIDECLTVSSTLSEAVRCINVGLLCVQKRPEDRPNMSSVVVMLSSGNPLPQPKQPGFFMERTAAEVDTSSNTHQSSSTNEVTVTILEPR; this is encoded by the exons ATGGGAGGGTTTGGTCTGTTTTTGCTCTACTCTATCCTGTTCTCCATCTTAAGATCTTCCACTGCATTGGATTCTGTTAAACCAAGCGAACCATTGAGAGATGGTGATTTTCTTGTTTCAGCAGACCAAACTTTTGAACTGGGATTTTTCAATCTTCCAGATTCAAAAAGTCGATACTTGGGGCTACGGTACAAGAACATATTTCCTCAGACGATTGTCTGGGTAGCCAATAGAGATCATCCACTTTCTAATACTCTAGGGGTGCTGAATATCACCAGCAAAGGAAATCTTGTGCTTGTCAATAGCACAAACGATATCATTTGGTCATCAAATACAACAAGAACTGTGAAGGATCCAGTTGCACAGATCTTGAAATCAGGAAATTTTGTCCTAAGAGATGGAAATGATAGTAATCTTGACAACTTTTTGTGGCAGAGTTTTGATCACCCTGTGGACACTCTATTACCAGGAATGAAAATTGGAAGCAACTTAGTGACTGGTCTTAACTGGTTTCTGTCATCTTGGAAGGGGACAGAGGATCCTGCTCCAGGCGAATTTTCATTACAATTGGATCTTAATGGGTATCCACAGATGCTTCTTAAGAAGGGAAATAAAATACAGTTCAGACCAGGATCATGGAACGGTTTAAGTTTTACAGGAAATGCTGAAGTCTTGAGGCCTAATCCAAGTTTCACATATGAATTCGTATTAAATAAGGATGAAATCTATTACACGATTCATAGTTTGGTTGTTTCTAGGTTCACATTAAATCCATCAGGCACGCCACAGCTTTTCACATGGAATGATCAAACACGTGAATGGACAATTTTTAATGCAGCTATCTTCGATCAGTGTGAAAATTATGCCTTCTGTGGTGCATATTCTAATTGCAATACAAAAAAGTCTTCAGTTTGTGAATGCTTGGATGGTTTCACACCCAAGTCTCCAAACGACTGGAATTTGCAAGTTTGGTCAGGTGGGTGTGTTCCAAAGACTCCACTGAAATGCAGTGATAAGTCTGGATTTTTGAAGATTAAAGGAAGTAAGCTGCCAGACACTTCGTCTTGCTGGTTTGACAGAAAAATTGATCTCAAAGAATGTGAGCGATTGTGCTCTTTAAACTGCTCTTGCACTGCATATGCAAATTTGGATATTAGGAATCGTGGAAGTGGCTGCTTGCTTTGGTTTGATGAACTGATTGATATGAGAGAAATAACTGAGGGCCGACAAGACCTATATGTGCGGTTGGCTGCTTCAGAATTAG ATAAAATTACGCGTAAAAGAATGCGCCAGAGTCTGAAAGCAGGAATCATTGCTGGTTCTGTGATATTGGGTATAATCATGCCATTGTTCTTTTACATATGGAGGAGAAATCTTAGAAAACATG GTATGGCAAATAGAAGTTTTGAAGGAAATGACTACATTACTGAAGGTCGGAAAGAAGACATGGAGTTGCAATTTTTTAACCTAAACACGATATCTGAAGCTACTAATAGTTTTTCAAGCAGCAACAAACTTGGAGAAGGTGGCTTTGGACTTGTATATAAG GGTATATTGGTGGATGGGCAAGAAATAGCAGTTAAGAGGCTCTCAAGAAGTTCTAGCCAGGGAATGAATGAGTTCAAAAATGAAGTTACTTTAATTGCTAAACTACAACATCGCAATCTCGTAAAGCTTCTTGGTTGTTGCATTCATGGAGATGAGAAAATGTTAATATATGAATACATGCCCAACAAAAGCTTGGACTACTTTATTTTTG ATCAAACAAGAAGCAAATTGCTAGATTGGAATAAGCGTGTCCATATTATTGGAGGAATTGCTCGAGGACTTCTTTATCTTCATCAAGACTCTAGACTGAGGATTATTCACCGAGATCTTAAGGGTAGTAACATCTTACTAGATGGTGACATGAATCCAAAAATTTCAGACTTCGGGCTCGCAAGAACATTTGGAGCAAATCAAACTGAGGGCAATACAAGAAGGGTAGTTGGAACATA TGGCTACATGTCTCCTGAGTATGCAGTGGACGGACTTTTCTCTGTGAAATCTGATGTCTTTAGCTTTGGGGTCTTGATTTTGGAGATAGTAAGTGGAAAGAAAAACAGAGGATTTTGTCATCCAGATCATGACCTTAACCTTCTTGGACAT GCATGGACGCTATGGATTAAAAGGAAACCACATGAACTAATAGATGAATGTTTAACAGTCTCCTCCACTCTATCTGAAGCCGTAAGGTGCATTAATGTGGGTCTCTTATGTGTGCAGAAACGGCCTGAAGATAGGCCAAACATGTCGTCTGTGGTTGTCATGTTAAGCAGTGGGAATCCTTTGCCTCAGCCAAAACAACCTGGATTTTTTATGGAAAGGACTGCAGCTGAAGTAGATACTTCGTCAAACACGCATCAATCTTCCTCTACTAATGAAGTTACTGTAACAATATTAGAACCACGGTAG
- the LOC110657115 gene encoding G-type lectin S-receptor-like serine/threonine-protein kinase At4g27290 isoform X2, producing the protein MGGFGLFLLYSILFSILRSSTALDSVKPSEPLRDGDFLVSADQTFELGFFNLPDSKSRYLGLRYKNIFPQTIVWVANRDHPLSNTLGVLNITSKGNLVLVNSTNDIIWSSNTTRTVKDPVAQILKSGNFVLRDGNDSNLDNFLWQSFDHPVDTLLPGMKIGSNLVTGLNWFLSSWKGTEDPAPGEFSLQLDLNGYPQMLLKKGNKIQFRPGSWNGLSFTGNAEVLRPNPSFTYEFVLNKDEIYYTIHSLVVSRFTLNPSGTPQLFTWNDQTREWTIFNAAIFDQCENYAFCGAYSNCNTKKSSVCECLDGFTPKSPNDWNLQVWSGGCVPKTPLKCSDKSGFLKIKGSKLPDTSSCWFDRKIDLKECERLCSLNCSCTAYANLDIRNRGSGCLLWFDELIDMREITEGRQDLYVRLAASELDKITRKRMRQSLKAGIIAGSVILGIIMPLFFYIWRRNLRKHGMANRSFEGNDYITEGRKEDMELQFFNLNTISEATNSFSSSNKLGEGGFGLVYKGILVDGQEIAVKRLSRSSSQGMNEFKNEVTLIAKLQHRNLVKLLGCCIHGDEKMLIYEYMPNKSLDYFIFDQTRSKLLDWNKRVHIIGGIARGLLYLHQDSRLRIIHRDLKGSNILLDGDMNPKISDFGLARTFGANQTEGNTRRVVGTYGYMSPEYAVDGLFSVKSDVFSFGVLILEIVSGKKNRGFCHPDHDLNLLGHKRPEDRPNMSSVVVMLSSGNPLPQPKQPGFFMERTAAEVDTSSNTHQSSSTNEVTVTILEPR; encoded by the exons ATGGGAGGGTTTGGTCTGTTTTTGCTCTACTCTATCCTGTTCTCCATCTTAAGATCTTCCACTGCATTGGATTCTGTTAAACCAAGCGAACCATTGAGAGATGGTGATTTTCTTGTTTCAGCAGACCAAACTTTTGAACTGGGATTTTTCAATCTTCCAGATTCAAAAAGTCGATACTTGGGGCTACGGTACAAGAACATATTTCCTCAGACGATTGTCTGGGTAGCCAATAGAGATCATCCACTTTCTAATACTCTAGGGGTGCTGAATATCACCAGCAAAGGAAATCTTGTGCTTGTCAATAGCACAAACGATATCATTTGGTCATCAAATACAACAAGAACTGTGAAGGATCCAGTTGCACAGATCTTGAAATCAGGAAATTTTGTCCTAAGAGATGGAAATGATAGTAATCTTGACAACTTTTTGTGGCAGAGTTTTGATCACCCTGTGGACACTCTATTACCAGGAATGAAAATTGGAAGCAACTTAGTGACTGGTCTTAACTGGTTTCTGTCATCTTGGAAGGGGACAGAGGATCCTGCTCCAGGCGAATTTTCATTACAATTGGATCTTAATGGGTATCCACAGATGCTTCTTAAGAAGGGAAATAAAATACAGTTCAGACCAGGATCATGGAACGGTTTAAGTTTTACAGGAAATGCTGAAGTCTTGAGGCCTAATCCAAGTTTCACATATGAATTCGTATTAAATAAGGATGAAATCTATTACACGATTCATAGTTTGGTTGTTTCTAGGTTCACATTAAATCCATCAGGCACGCCACAGCTTTTCACATGGAATGATCAAACACGTGAATGGACAATTTTTAATGCAGCTATCTTCGATCAGTGTGAAAATTATGCCTTCTGTGGTGCATATTCTAATTGCAATACAAAAAAGTCTTCAGTTTGTGAATGCTTGGATGGTTTCACACCCAAGTCTCCAAACGACTGGAATTTGCAAGTTTGGTCAGGTGGGTGTGTTCCAAAGACTCCACTGAAATGCAGTGATAAGTCTGGATTTTTGAAGATTAAAGGAAGTAAGCTGCCAGACACTTCGTCTTGCTGGTTTGACAGAAAAATTGATCTCAAAGAATGTGAGCGATTGTGCTCTTTAAACTGCTCTTGCACTGCATATGCAAATTTGGATATTAGGAATCGTGGAAGTGGCTGCTTGCTTTGGTTTGATGAACTGATTGATATGAGAGAAATAACTGAGGGCCGACAAGACCTATATGTGCGGTTGGCTGCTTCAGAATTAG ATAAAATTACGCGTAAAAGAATGCGCCAGAGTCTGAAAGCAGGAATCATTGCTGGTTCTGTGATATTGGGTATAATCATGCCATTGTTCTTTTACATATGGAGGAGAAATCTTAGAAAACATG GTATGGCAAATAGAAGTTTTGAAGGAAATGACTACATTACTGAAGGTCGGAAAGAAGACATGGAGTTGCAATTTTTTAACCTAAACACGATATCTGAAGCTACTAATAGTTTTTCAAGCAGCAACAAACTTGGAGAAGGTGGCTTTGGACTTGTATATAAG GGTATATTGGTGGATGGGCAAGAAATAGCAGTTAAGAGGCTCTCAAGAAGTTCTAGCCAGGGAATGAATGAGTTCAAAAATGAAGTTACTTTAATTGCTAAACTACAACATCGCAATCTCGTAAAGCTTCTTGGTTGTTGCATTCATGGAGATGAGAAAATGTTAATATATGAATACATGCCCAACAAAAGCTTGGACTACTTTATTTTTG ATCAAACAAGAAGCAAATTGCTAGATTGGAATAAGCGTGTCCATATTATTGGAGGAATTGCTCGAGGACTTCTTTATCTTCATCAAGACTCTAGACTGAGGATTATTCACCGAGATCTTAAGGGTAGTAACATCTTACTAGATGGTGACATGAATCCAAAAATTTCAGACTTCGGGCTCGCAAGAACATTTGGAGCAAATCAAACTGAGGGCAATACAAGAAGGGTAGTTGGAACATA TGGCTACATGTCTCCTGAGTATGCAGTGGACGGACTTTTCTCTGTGAAATCTGATGTCTTTAGCTTTGGGGTCTTGATTTTGGAGATAGTAAGTGGAAAGAAAAACAGAGGATTTTGTCATCCAGATCATGACCTTAACCTTCTTGGACAT AAACGGCCTGAAGATAGGCCAAACATGTCGTCTGTGGTTGTCATGTTAAGCAGTGGGAATCCTTTGCCTCAGCCAAAACAACCTGGATTTTTTATGGAAAGGACTGCAGCTGAAGTAGATACTTCGTCAAACACGCATCAATCTTCCTCTACTAATGAAGTTACTGTAACAATATTAGAACCACGGTAG